The following coding sequences lie in one Spinacia oleracea cultivar Varoflay chromosome 1, BTI_SOV_V1, whole genome shotgun sequence genomic window:
- the LOC110792249 gene encoding vacuolar protein sorting-associated protein 35B-like isoform X1, translating into MVGAIASGQISKYIGRKGSLMIASIPNIIGWLVVSFSRGNNQITVNTIQDLMELITTEMQSDNAATDSAAEAFFASTLRYIQFQKQKGGAVSEKYEPNVSFFVDLGELKS; encoded by the exons ATGGTTGGTGCAATTGCTAGTGGTCAGATTTCTAAATACATTGGGCGCAAAGGG TCACTGATGATTGCTTCAATCCCAAATATCATTGGATGGTTGGTCGTATCATTTTCGAGA GGAAACAACCAAATCACCGTCAATACAATCCAGGATCTAATGGAATTAATTACTACAGAGATGCAAAGTGATAATGCGGCAACAGATTCTGCTGCTGAAGCTTTCTTTGCAAGCACATTGCGGTACATCCAATTCCAGAAACAAAAAGGTGGCGCAGTTAGTGAGAAATATGAACCTAATGTTAGTTTTTTTGTTGATCTGG GAGAACTGAAAAGTTAA
- the LOC110792249 gene encoding vacuolar protein sorting-associated protein 35B-like isoform X2 — protein sequence MVGAIASGQISKYIGRKGSLMIASIPNIIGWLVVSFSRGNNQITVNTIQDLMELITTEMQSDNAATDSAAEAFFASTLRYIQFQKQKGGAVSEKYEPNEN from the exons ATGGTTGGTGCAATTGCTAGTGGTCAGATTTCTAAATACATTGGGCGCAAAGGG TCACTGATGATTGCTTCAATCCCAAATATCATTGGATGGTTGGTCGTATCATTTTCGAGA GGAAACAACCAAATCACCGTCAATACAATCCAGGATCTAATGGAATTAATTACTACAGAGATGCAAAGTGATAATGCGGCAACAGATTCTGCTGCTGAAGCTTTCTTTGCAAGCACATTGCGGTACATCCAATTCCAGAAACAAAAAGGTGGCGCAGTTAGTGAGAAATATGAACCTAAT GAGAACTGA
- the LOC110787414 gene encoding RNA polymerase sigma factor sigC, translating to MGFGCKLNMMRCVLPSLRSPFTTNSSPPCSTSFRGKELDFGSARLSLLTIGFDESETLRKDTLRPHAGSSSVPLTVENDYSNLETTISKRSCKDLISDTEVLSDRDVSVYVRSVQSCSASHFHTLMANINLLENKVSDSELLKLEKDILVQLGRLGALQLFHACLSRIIDMSDLPGLITEDGKANVRKDNELKKKLVFSKRKEERKLRQERRLQASTSKRCACKSESSIESSIHHVVSTAAKKTKARGRRAIIAKNEAEMSRGIKVVAQLEKVKLTLEKETGKAVSLNCWAEAAGIDEKVLQHDLHFGWYCRDELLKSGRSLVLYLSRYYRGLGVAHEDLMQAGNIGILQGAERFDHTRGYQFSTYVQYWIRKAMSQLVSRHGRGIKVPTTLSTTINRVQKARKILKRSQGKHPDDVEVSKSTGLSLDKIKSADNCLRIVGSLDQKVGHFINMKYLECTPDTALEMPEKTVMKQHMRNDVHKLLQELDPKERRVLIHRYGLEGHCMSLHEVGKVFDVSKEWIRKMEKRALTKLRTEQNQTNLKHYLNL from the exons atgGGTTTTGGCTGCAAATTGAATATGATGAGATGTGTTCTTCCTTCACTTCGTTCTCCTTTCACCACCAATTCTTCCCCTCCTTGTTCTACTTCCT TTCGAGGTAAAGAGCTTGATTTTGGCTCAGCAAGGCTGTCTCTTTTAACAATTGGCTTCGATGAGAGTGAAACGTTGCGTAAAGACACATTAAGACCACATGCAGGCTCATCTTCAGTTCCACTAACTGTTGAGAATGACTACTCAAACTTGGAG ACAACTATCAGTAAAAGATCTTGCAAAGATTTGATCAGCGATACTGAAGTATTATCTGATAGAGACGTCTCTGTATATGTCCGAAGTGTACAATCCTGTAGTGCTTCACATTTTCATACTCTAATGGCAAACATCAATTTACTTGAGAATAAAGTTTCTGATTCTGAGTTGTTGAAGCTTGAAAAAGATATTCTTGTTCAATTAGGAAGGTTGGGAGCATTGCAGCTGTTTCATGCATGTTTGTCTAGGATCATTGATATGTCAGACTTACCAGGTCTGATCACTGAAGATGGCAAAGCAAATGTCAGAAAAgataatgagttgaaaaaaaagttggttttttcgaagagaaaggaagaaagAAAATTAAGACAAGAGAGGAGGTTACAAGCTAGTACCAGTAAAAGATGTGCTTGTAAATCAGAAAGTTCCATTGAAAGTTCAATTCATCATGTAGTTTCTACTGCGGCAAAGAAGACCAAGGCGAGAGGCAGAAGAGCAATTATTGCCAAAAATGAAGCAGAAATGTCGAGGGGGATAAAG GTAGTTGCGCAATTAGAAAAGGTGAAATTAACCTTGGAAAAGGAAACTGGAAAGGCAGTGAGTTTAAATTGCTGGGCTGAAGCAGCTGGTATTGATGAAAAGGTGTTGCAGCATGATTTGCACTTTGGTTGGTATTGCAGGGACGAACTTCTTAAAAGTGGTCGTTCCTTGGTGTTGTACCTTTCGAGATACTATCGAGGACTAGGAGTCGCACATGAAGACTTAATGCAG GCAGGGAACATTGGAATATTGCAAGGTGCTGAAAGGTTTGACCACACAAGGGGATATCAATTCTCTACATACGTTCAGTACTGGATCAGAAAAGCAATGTCTCAGTTGGTGTCACGGCATGGAAGAGGGATTAAAGTTCCT ACGACATTGAGCACTACAATAAACCGCGTACAAAAGGCTCGAAAGATCCTTAAAAGAAGTCAGGGAAAACACCCAGATGATGTTGAAGTTTCAAAGTCTACTGGTCTTTCCTTGGATAAAATTAAATCTGCTGACAATTGCCTAAGAATCGTGGGTTCACTTGATCAGAAAGTTGgacatttcataaatatgaaatatttg GAATGCACACCAGATACAGCGCTAGAGATGCCCGAAAAAACAGTAATGAAGCAGCATATGAGAAACGATGTACATAAGCTTCTCCAAGAACTCGATCCAAAAGAGAGACGGGTTTTGATTCATAGATATGGTTTGGAAGGTCATTGTATGTCACTTCATGAGGTTGGAAAGGTTTTTGATGTAAGCAAAGAATGGATAAGAAAAATGGAGAAGAGGGCTCTCACCAAGTTAAGGACTGAACAGAATCAAACCAATTTAAAGCATTATTTGAATCTCTAG